The following DNA comes from Aquila chrysaetos chrysaetos chromosome 9, bAquChr1.4, whole genome shotgun sequence.
TCCATGTTTAGAACAGAAGATTACACTGTTTCTAAGTATTATTAAAAGATACATGACTTTTCACAATATACCGAGCTTAATTGTACTTCATATATGGTTTAGCAGAACGCTCCCAGTTCTGCACACAAAGCTATTtgtatggaggaaaaaaaaaacatttactgcCACTGTAGGTAGAGTTTCCATGCAGAATTTAAGATGCAACTTGTAAAATATGGAGGCTTACTTTGTTATTCCCAACAGTTTCCTTTTGGGACTAAATCTATGTGCCTATTTATAggaatcttttttctttgtaattagATGTAATAATCAGACTATATGAAGACTTCTAGTGAAGAAGAGATAAAAGGGAGTGTATAATGCTAAGTAATGATAGGTTGTTTCTGTAGTCATGGCAAGTGATGCATTCAGAATACTAACAGCTTATTGACTAATGGCTTTGTGGAATTTATAGATTATGAATAATACAAAAAACTTCCTATAGAAGGACTTCTTACCTGGACACTAGTGTGATTATAAAAGATTAGCATCAGGTCTGTTCAGGAGAAAACCTGCATAGTCAAATTTGCAGCAATCTGAGATGTAATTAGATCTGCATATGTAGAAAGTAATTAAGAAGCAGAAATGTCAGTTGTATTTTATGGTCGTTTTATAGTGGTTTATGGTATTTAACTATGTTACTTAAATaggaagtaggaaaaaaaaaaatctaaatgcCTTCTCTCCCCCATGTAAGCCTTATGTTCCTATGTTATCTAAACTCCGCCGATGGTTAACACCTATATAAAGGCACAGACGTTTATTGAGAGCAAGTATCTCCTGTCTCTCAATTATTATgctaataaatgaaaaatatttatttaaacccTCAAGACATCTGTCCTTCAGGCCAGGAACATGGGATTTTATAGGCCATGGAAACATTCTGGATATAAAACAGACTTCTTTACAACTTTCATACCGTGGGAGGACATCAGAAACAGTTCTCCACTCTGCAGTAATGCCTTGTTGGGTTCGATAATGCAAGCAGACGCTCCAAAATTTCCTAATggaataatttaataataataaaaaaaagtccctgATGGTTCAAGTCTGCTATTGCTCCAGAAGATACTGAATGCTAGACTTGAGGCACAAGGTTAACTGCCATATCTGGGTTTATTCTCTAACAGAAATACCTTGCCCATTGTCGAGCTGTATAAATAACACCACAGACAAAGAAATGCTAGGATGAAGAGCCTTCCTCAGTTGTTTACCTCTGAACCGTAAGAAGTTAGAAACAAGATTTAAAAGCCTcaagaggaagagaagcacAGGTAAATACCGGTCAGGCAGTAGCTTGTGACTCAGGTTTTGTGAAAACCTTGCTGAAAACAGATCTTGCTCCCGATAACAAGTACGATAACCTGATCACTGTTAGGCGGCTCGTTAGGAgagttcagaaagcagaaagagtaTTTTTACCGTGAAAAGACTGGAGCGTAGGAAGCTCTCGGTGTGTCTCGGGAATATACGGggcactggagcaggggcaCTGGAGCAGGGTCGCTGCTACCGTGACCCACGTTTCTGCAGGCTGCGACCTCCTCTCCCCGCCCCGCCAACCCGGGGTGCCGAAGtgctcccgccgcccgcccgtGCCCAGCGGGGCCGGGAGCAGCCCGGGATGGCTGCGGGCTGCCGGGCCGCCGCGCTGAGCTCCCGGCAGTGCCCGCCCTGCAGCCCCGAGCCGCCGTCGGCACCGCAGCGCTGGCTTTCGTGTGGAGCAGAGCGGGGCCGGGGACCGGCCGGCCGCCCGGCAGGGAAGCGGTGCGGCGGGGCAGCCGCCCGggaggagcagccccagcaacagcggggcggccgcccccTGCGCAGCCCCCGTGCCCCTCGTACCAAAGTTTCCGCTGGCCGTAGGAGGGCGGCCGGGGCagagcgggggcggggggccgcACGGGGCAGCCGAAGGGGCGGACGCCTCCAGGGGTACCGCGGTTCCCCCTccggcggggcgcgggcagCTTCTCCCGCGGAGGACGCCGCGCCGCCCGCGGCTCCTACCTTCCAGCACCGAGCAGAGTTTGTGCAGGGCCATTGTCTTCCCGGCGGGCCGCGGCGGCGACTCCGCGGCGGCGGCGATGATCACCGGCGCTCCATGGCGGCGGCCCCCCGCGAGGGCGCTGTGGCCCACGGCTACGGCTcggccggcccccgcccgcccgcggccaTGCCCGGCGCCCCCGCGCGGGGCGCGCTCAGCCTCCGCCGCCCGAGCCCGgagcctccgccgccgccgtgcTCAGTCCCATCTAGAGTGGGGCGCGGCGGACTCCGTCGGGGCCGGCCTGCCCCAGGGGGCGgagagcggcggggcgggggggggggactccCCGTAAGGCGGTCTAAGTGCAGGCCGGCAGCTCGCAGCCCGACTGAGGCGCCTACCGGTAAATGAAGCTCATTTAAGATGTGAGGGGTGTTTGCCTGGATGAGCCGCTTGTACGCATGTGCCCGCCCCCCACGGAGCCCCGCAAGCAGCCACAGCCGCAGCCGGCGGGGCCGCTGTGCTCCTCCCGCACGGCCGGGCAGCGAGCGGGGGCGGCGACGGCCGTCCTCGCCCCGTCCCTACGAGGAGCCGGTAGTGGCCCCGGTTGAGGCACCCCGCCTCGGTTCCCCGCCGTGCATCACGCTCCAGGCCCCATCCTCCCCGCCTGTCAGCGGAGAGGGGTCCGGCGGTGCTGGCCGGCAGGAGCGCGTCCCCCGCCTCCGCGGCGACCAGGGCGGAGCGGGCGAGCCGTTCGGCCGCTCTCCGGGACACGGTGGCTCGGATGAACGTGAATCCCCGCTGCCCGCCTTTGTTTGGGATCTGAGCGGGGTCCCGGTGGGGTAAAAGGGAGCCGGTCCTCCCCTTCGCCTTCTgttcctccccttctccccctcacTCGTGGCAGAGAGCCCGTGCGGCTCCAGCAGTGCGGCgtgcccagctgcctgcctggctgcagtgtgctgcctgctgctcagGCGCCGGGAAGAGCCCATCACACGCTATTGTGCGGCTGTTGTCTGACAAGAGTGACAGCTAAAATGGAGCTATTACTTTACAAGAAGTTAATAAAAAGGCGCACTtagcctgctgcctgccccggcTCCCATCCCTCCGGTTATCCATCACATCGGGTTAGCTTCTGAGGGGAGATGTTACTTAGGGAAAGGGCCCGAGGTGTGGGCAGGTGGCGATGTCGGGGGAAGGTCTGACTAACCCCCGGGAGAAGGGCTTTCCGCCGGGCAGGGCGGGGAGGGAGAGCCCCCGGACAGCAGATCCCGCCGCGGCGGGCACCCCGTGGCGGCCGGGAATCCGCGTCCGCCCGGACACCTCCGAGCTGGCGACGGAGGTGCGGAACGGCGAGAGCCGTGC
Coding sequences within:
- the LOC115345860 gene encoding translation initiation factor IF-2-like encodes the protein MAAAPREGAVAHGYGSAGPRPPAAMPGAPARGALSLRRPSPEPPPPPCSVPSRVGRGGLRRGRPAPGGGERRGGGGGLPVRRSKCRPAARSPTEAPTGSSSQRDCQLWRIKQGGTEKQLDEAREEPRGAACAGGATGGTGGTPPSERSLLRSAQPRGAGGTRRDLRVKVLSFSGY